In Bernardetia sp., the genomic window ATTTAAAACTTCAAAAATATAAGAATGCTTCAAAAATTGCCTGTCGTTTTTGATATGGAAACCAACGACCCAGACGACTATATCACATTACTTTTTTTATTAGGACATCCAAGAATAGAACTAAAAGCCGTAACTATTACTCCTGGTTCGGTATATCAAGTAGGCTTGGTAGAACGCACTTTACAACTATTTGGCAAAGATATTCCAATAGGTGCGTATTATCTTGAACACCCTAAAAACTGTGTTTCGGAGTGGCATCAAAAAGTCTATGGAAAGATTGAACCCTCTGATAATGCAGAAAGAGGTTGTGAGATTCTACTTCAAAATTGTGATGAAGAAACGACGCTTATTACTGGTGCGCCATTGAAAAACCTTGGTCTAGCATTAGAATTTGAAGACTTTAAACTGGGAAGACTTGTAGCTCAAGGAGGTTTTGCTGGCGAAGGTGTCGTACCTCTTCCAGACCAACTCCCAAAATTTAGAGGAAAAAAAACTTGTCCTACTTTCAACCTCAATGGAGATATTCCTTCTGCTTTGAAAACCCTTGAAACTTCAAAAATAAAGGAGCGTTATTTTGTTTCTAAAAATGTTTGTCATGGTGTTATCTATGACAGACAAATGAATCAAATATTAGAAGAGATTTTAAATTCCT contains:
- a CDS encoding nucleoside hydrolase; the protein is MLQKLPVVFDMETNDPDDYITLLFLLGHPRIELKAVTITPGSVYQVGLVERTLQLFGKDIPIGAYYLEHPKNCVSEWHQKVYGKIEPSDNAERGCEILLQNCDEETTLITGAPLKNLGLALEFEDFKLGRLVAQGGFAGEGVVPLPDQLPKFRGKKTCPTFNLNGDIPSALKTLETSKIKERYFVSKNVCHGVIYDRQMNQILEEILNSSHNKSLSLKLIHKGMSHYLQKKKDGKKLHDPLAACCAIEKSIGNWSEVELFMERGEWGARLQQNTNTYIITSYDHQQFLRVFFEH